The region AATTTAAAATTCCTGAAACTCAAAATAATTTAATCGTAGAAGGAGCAGGAGGTTTACTGGTTCCACTCAACGAGAAAGATTTCATTATTGATCTGATTATAAAACTAAATCTTCCTGTTGCTTTGGTGGTAAGAAATTACCTCGGCTGCATCAATCATACCTTATTATCAATCTCAGTTTTGAATCAGAGCGGAATAAAGCTAGAATATCTGATCCTGAACGGAGATTTTCCAAAGGATACGGAAAGAATAATTCGCAACCATATTCAACAGGAAACAAAAATCATCAGGATCCCAGACTTAGAAAAAATAACAAAAGAAAATATAGAAAACATAGTACAACACTTAGAAAAAATAGACTTATGAATAAAAAGCAATTAAGAAACGACTGGACAAAAGAAGAAATAGAGGAAATTTATAATCTTCCACTTCTTGAACTCATATACAAAGCAGCCACTATTCATCGCGAATGGCATAATCCCGAAGAAGTACAAATGTCCACTTTATTATCGATAAAAACCGGAGGATGTCCTGAAGACTGTTCGTATTGCGGACAGGCAGCCCGTTATCACACCAATATCAAAGTTCAGGCACTGCTTCCCACAGAAACAGTAATTGAGCACGCTAAAAAAGCTAAAGAAGGAGGCTCATCCCGTTTCTGTATGGCTGCAGCATGGAGAGAAGTCCGTGACAACCGTGATTTTGATCGTGTAATTGATATGGTAAAAGGTGTCAATGATCTCGGAATGGAGGTTTGCTGTACCTTGGGAATGTTGACGGAAGATCAGGCCATTCGACTGCAGGAAGCTGGTCTATATGCTTACAACCATAATCTTGACACTTCCGAACAGTATTACGAAGAAATTATTTCCACAAGAACTTTTGATAACAGAATTAATACCATCAACAACGTAAGAAAAGCAGGAATTACTGTTTGCTCGGGAGGAATTATAGGATTGGGGGAAACTCATAAAGACAGAATTTCTATGCTATTGACTTTATCAACCATGCCCAAACATCCGGAATCTGTTCCTATCAATGCATTGGCCAGAGTAGAAGGAACTCCGCTTCAGGACAACGAGAAAACAAACACCTGGGAAATGGTAAGAATGATTGCTACGGCAAGAATCGTCATGCCTTCATCTATGGTTCGTCTAAGTGCCGGAAGAATTGAAATGACCGAATTTGAACAGGGGTGGTGTTTTATGGCAGGCGCCAATTCTATATTCACAGGAGAAAGAGAAACTTTATTGGTCACTCCTAATCCCGGAGTTTCTGAAGATATGCAAATGCTGCAGACATTAGGATTAAAACCAATGAAAAGACAAGCAGAAAAAGCTATGGATCAGTTTGAAACCTGGAAAGCCAATTTCTAATTGCTTAATTTCTAAAACATGAATTTACAAGAACGCGATAAGCTTGTCAACTGGCATCCTTACACGCAAATGAAAACCGCAGAAGACGCAATCCCTATTATAAAAGGAAAAGGGGTTTATCTTTTTGATGATCAAGGAAAGCAATATATTGATGCCGTTTCTTCCTGGTGGGTAACCTTACATGGTCATGCTCATCCGTATATTGCTCAAAAAGTTTCGGAACAGCTACACACCTTAGAACAGGTAATTTTTGCAGGTTTTACACACGAACCCGCCATCCGGCTTTCGGAAAATTTATTAAAGCTTTTGCCCGAGAATCAGGAAAAAGTATTTTATTCCGATAATGGCTCAACCGCAGTAGAAGTTGCTTTAAAAATGTGTATTCAATTCGCATATAACCAAGGAAAAGAAAAGACAAAAATCTTAGCTTTTAAAGATGCTTATCATGGAGATACTTTCGGTGCCATGTCTGTAAGCGGAAGAAGTATCTGGACAAAACCTTTTGGAGATATGCTGTTTGATGTTGTATTTATTGAAACTCCAACCTCAGACAACCTGGAAAGCTTAAGGTCTCTGATCAAAAATATTGCTGATGAAATCGCGTGTTTCATTTATGAACCATTAGTTCAAGGTGCGGCAGGAATGCTGATGCACAATCCGGAAGATTTATCCGAATTAATGAAATTTTGTAAAGAGCTAAACATTTTAATGATTCAGGATGAAGTGTTCACAGGTTTTGGCAGAACAGGGAAATTATTTGCAGCCGATTACCTTACAGAGCAACCCGATATCATGTGTTTCTCAAAAGGATTAACAGGGGGAACAATGCCTATGGGAATTACGACTTCCTCTAATGAGATCTTCAACGCTTTTTTATCTGAAGACAAATACAAAACTCTGTTTCACGGGCATTCTTTTACGGCGAATCCATTAGCATGTACTGCTGCTTTAGCCAGCATGGAGCTTTTGTTGAAAGAAGAAACATGGGAAAATATTCATTCAATCACTAAAAAGCATAAAGAGTTTTCTAAAACTCTACAACAGCATCCACAAGTTGAAAATGTACGCCAGACAGGAACCATCTTAGCGTGGGATTTTAAGACAGAGCATGGAACTTCTTATTTTAATACGATCGGAAAGTTCTTTTATCATGAATTTCTGAATAAAAGCATTATTATGAGACCTTTAGGGAACGTAATGTACCTTGTTCCTCCTTATTGTATCACTTCTGAAGAACTGGACTATATTTATCAATCTATTCTGGAGGTTTTAGAAATGAAACCCTAATTAAAAAATCAAAGGTCTCCGAAAATGAAACAGAGACCTTGATTTTATATAATCTGATAGCTTTCTTTAATACTGTTCATCACAAAGATGCTTTTCGTCTGTCCGATTCCTTCTATCTCGGAAAGCTTATTGACGAAGAATTCATGAAAATCATCCATATTGGCCGCCAAGATTTTCAGCATAAAATCAAACTCTCCGCTTATATTGTAAAATTCTACCACTTCTTTTAGTTTGCCCACCTGATCAATGAAAGCTCCTGCTGTTTTTTTATTATGAACATTCAGAGCAACCATACAGATCACCATCATGCCTTTCTCAACTTTTTTTCGGTCTATAACAGCAGTGTACCCTTTAATGATTCCCAACTTTTCAAGCCGCTTTATGCGTTCATGAGTAGGAGTAGGGCTCAAATTAATTCTTACTGCAATATCACGAATACTCAGCTTTGCATCTTTCTGCAGAATTCGTAAAATAGACAGGTCTTTCTCATCCGGTATATATATTTCAGCAGCCATACGTTCTTTTTATTATTTTAATTGCCTGTAAAATAGAACAATTGATCTTTTATTAATTCAAATATATAAATATCGTTCTGAATTTATATTAAAATTTTATAAAAAGTTCTATAAAATTTAATTTTGCAACACAAAAACATGTACAATGCAGTCCAGAAAAAACCTTATTTTAATATTAGCATCGATCGGAACCTTTGTAGAAGCACTGGATATTGCGATTATCAATTTAACCATACCTTCTATTCAGTCACAGTTTGCAATCAGTGCGAATACCGTACAATGGCTGCAGACCTTATATGTTCTTTTTTTTGGAGGATTTTTAATTATTGGCGGAAAACTTTCCGATCAGCTTGGTCGTAAGAAAATTTTCATCACTGGAGGAACAATATTTATGTTAACTTCTTTAGGAGCAGGACTGTCACCTAATTTTCAAACTTTAGCTATTTTCAGAGCTCTTCAGGGACTGGGTGCTGCATTCATTATGCCTTCTGCATTATCTATTGTCACCCATACTTTTCAAAAAGATCAGGAGAGAAATCGTGCATTAGGTATCTTCAGCGCTTTCGCAGCTATCGGATCGGGAAGTGGCTTGTCAATTGGAGGAATTATCAGTACGTATCTGAGTTGGCACTGGGTATTTTTAATCAATGTACCTATACTTTTTATTACGATCATATTATCTTATAAATTTCTTCCTTCGGATCTGCAAAACAAGAATCGGGAATCTACGGATATGGTTTCGGGTATTCTCTTAGTTCTAGGATTATTACTATTGACTTACGGCACGCACGAATTCATTCACATTCAGGAAAAACCTGTTTTAATTTTGGGTTCTATTATTTTATCTTTCTCCTTATTAGGTACATTTATTTACCGTTTAAAAAATATTTCCAATCCGCTAATTGACCTTAAACTATTCTCTCACAGATCTCTGGTCACTTCTAATCTTGCTTTTTTTTCTCTGGGTGCTTTTTTCATCTCCTTTTTATTCCTCATTTCCCTGATGCTGCAAAAAGACATGGGATATAGCGCTGCCAATTCAGGACTTATGCTTGTTCCTTTTAGTATATTATCCGCTCTGATCGCCAAGTTTATTCTTCCCGCTATTTCAAAAAAACTGAATTCTGTACAAATCGGACTTTTAGGCTGGTCTTTTATGCTTACAGGAGCATTATGCTTAATTTTTGCTATTTACCTTGATCATCCAACGGTTTTGGTCTTAACCGGAGCGGCCTGTATTTCCGGAATAGGGATGACATTATGTTTTACAAGCTTATCCATACTGGGAATTCGTGATGCTGAACCAAAACAATACGGAGTTGCATCCAGCTTAACCAGTACCAGTTATTTTTTAGGAGCAGGAATCGGGTTATCACTGATGACATTAATGACTCAATTCTTTACTTCTGATTGGACAGTAAGCACTCTGTCTTTATCTATTCTTTTTACATATGGTTTTATCGCAATACTTTTCCTGTTATTCTTTATTGTAAAAGAGTATAAAACCTTACGGACTTCTCTCAATTATTAATGACAATTTATAACCAATAAGTGAAATAATATTTTTAATTTTATAGAAATTAATAGACTATGAAAAAGATTTTATTACCACTTAGTATTTCTTTGGGAGCCCTCATATCAGCTCAGGAAAAGTCTGAAGCTCCGGTTATTGACACCACAAAAGCATGGAGTATACAAGGTCAGAATACATTAATGCTTAATCAGGCAGCTTTCTCAAATTGGGTAGGCGGTGGAGCTAACAATATTGGTTGGCTTGCCGGAGTCAATTACAATCTCACTTACGAAAAAGAAAAAGATCTTTGGGAAAATATTATCATTTTAGGCTATGGACAAAACAACACCAAAGGAGTAGGGACAAGAAAAACACAAGACGTTATCAATCTATCTACTAATTATGGTAGAGAATTCGCGGAACACTGGTATATTTCCGCAGGAGCGAGTTTACAGACTCAGTTTGCAGCAGGTTACGAAGACGGCAATAATCCTGAAGCTCCAAAAATATCCAACTTCATGGCACCTGGTTATCTAAATATGGGTGCAGGGGTTACCTACCGTCCAAACGATAATTTTACAATGACTTTAAGACCTGCTAATGCAAGATGGACCTTTGTATTAGATAAGGATTTACAATACGCAGGAACCTACGGCCTTAAAAATGATGGAGATTCTTCGTTATTTCAATTCGGTTTTCTAGGTACTGCTATATATAAGGTAAAAATCATGGAGAATATCAATCTGACCAATACAGGTTCCGTTTTTTCCAATTATCTCGACCATCCCGACAGATTAGTGCTTTCTTACAGTGGTGTTCTTAATATGAAGATCAATAAATTTATTTCTACGAATGTTACCTTAGATCTATTATATGATCATAACCAGATTCAGAAAACGCAGCTGAAACAGACATTGGGAGTTGGATTTGCATATAATTTTGACAACGGAAAAAAGAGATCCGAGAAAAAAGACAACCAATCCTGGCTAAAAAAATAAAAAAGAGGAAGCTAAAATCGCCAGATTTTGTTTAAAGTAAGCACTTTTACATCTCTAAAAGACTACCTATTCACATATTATTGAAATAGAGGTGCAATTTCTAAACAAAAAATTAATCTTAAGAAATAGCTCAATTTATACTTTTACATTTTTTAACATTTAGAAAATCAGCAAAATAGAATAAAAATGAAATCCGCACCAAATACTGTTTATATTAATGAAATATTAAATCATAAAAAAAAATCATTATTTTTTTAAAAAACATATAAACATATCATTATTATTCATATCTTAGTGATGTATTAATCATATAAATAACATTCACATGAAAAATTTGAAAAAATTAAACAGAAACGAGTTGAAAACTATTTCAGGAAACGGATTACTTGACAACATCACAGGTGCTGTTAATGGTTTAGGTGGTGCCGTAGGTGGTGCTATCGGAGGACTAGGAGGAGTAGTTGGTGGTGTAGTAGGAGGAGTAGTAGGAACAGTTGGTGGTGCTGTTGTAGGTACTGTTGGTGTAGTAGGAACTACATTATGCAACGTTCAGTGCGTTGTTAACGGTATCGTTACAATCAAAGTACTTGCTTGCGGATCTACTTGTTAAGAAAAAACCAAGTTTAGTAAGGTATAACCGCTCTTTAAAAGAGCGGTTTTTTTATTGTTAAATTTTGAGATAGCTATCCTTTAATAACAAACAATACAAATTATTCATTTAATGAGCTTCTCAGAAATAATATTTGAGCTTCAGAGAAAGACCTAAGAAACTATTAATATATATTTTTACTAACTTTAATATTATTTTTAACATGGATCAGTCAGAAGCCTTACAAACAATAAGCTATTCAGGCATTTTTCTTTCCTGTTTTTCAGAGGAAAGCACAAAATGCATCCATTCTACACCGGAACATGTTCTCGTATATTTATATTCCGGTGAGCAGATCATTGAAGACAGAAATAAAACAATAAAACTTAAAGCAGGAGAGTGCGCTTTTGTTCGAAGGGATCACAGACTGAAAATGTATAAAAACGGGAAAGGAAATGATTTATACAAAGGGATCTCTCTTACTTTCAAACGAAATAT is a window of Candidatus Chryseobacterium colombiense DNA encoding:
- the bioD gene encoding dethiobiotin synthase, with translation MNLEIETKNIEQKQLFVTGIGTEVGKTVCSAVLTKYFNADYWKPVQSGDLDFSDSQKIKEWVGENTVCHSETYRFQLAASPHQSASEENVLIDLNQFKIPETQNNLIVEGAGGLLVPLNEKDFIIDLIIKLNLPVALVVRNYLGCINHTLLSISVLNQSGIKLEYLILNGDFPKDTERIIRNHIQQETKIIRIPDLEKITKENIENIVQHLEKIDL
- the bioB gene encoding biotin synthase BioB yields the protein MNKKQLRNDWTKEEIEEIYNLPLLELIYKAATIHREWHNPEEVQMSTLLSIKTGGCPEDCSYCGQAARYHTNIKVQALLPTETVIEHAKKAKEGGSSRFCMAAAWREVRDNRDFDRVIDMVKGVNDLGMEVCCTLGMLTEDQAIRLQEAGLYAYNHNLDTSEQYYEEIISTRTFDNRINTINNVRKAGITVCSGGIIGLGETHKDRISMLLTLSTMPKHPESVPINALARVEGTPLQDNEKTNTWEMVRMIATARIVMPSSMVRLSAGRIEMTEFEQGWCFMAGANSIFTGERETLLVTPNPGVSEDMQMLQTLGLKPMKRQAEKAMDQFETWKANF
- the bioA gene encoding adenosylmethionine--8-amino-7-oxononanoate transaminase; amino-acid sequence: MNLQERDKLVNWHPYTQMKTAEDAIPIIKGKGVYLFDDQGKQYIDAVSSWWVTLHGHAHPYIAQKVSEQLHTLEQVIFAGFTHEPAIRLSENLLKLLPENQEKVFYSDNGSTAVEVALKMCIQFAYNQGKEKTKILAFKDAYHGDTFGAMSVSGRSIWTKPFGDMLFDVVFIETPTSDNLESLRSLIKNIADEIACFIYEPLVQGAAGMLMHNPEDLSELMKFCKELNILMIQDEVFTGFGRTGKLFAADYLTEQPDIMCFSKGLTGGTMPMGITTSSNEIFNAFLSEDKYKTLFHGHSFTANPLACTAALASMELLLKEETWENIHSITKKHKEFSKTLQQHPQVENVRQTGTILAWDFKTEHGTSYFNTIGKFFYHEFLNKSIIMRPLGNVMYLVPPYCITSEELDYIYQSILEVLEMKP
- a CDS encoding Lrp/AsnC family transcriptional regulator codes for the protein MAAEIYIPDEKDLSILRILQKDAKLSIRDIAVRINLSPTPTHERIKRLEKLGIIKGYTAVIDRKKVEKGMMVICMVALNVHNKKTAGAFIDQVGKLKEVVEFYNISGEFDFMLKILAANMDDFHEFFVNKLSEIEGIGQTKSIFVMNSIKESYQII
- a CDS encoding MFS transporter, yielding MQSRKNLILILASIGTFVEALDIAIINLTIPSIQSQFAISANTVQWLQTLYVLFFGGFLIIGGKLSDQLGRKKIFITGGTIFMLTSLGAGLSPNFQTLAIFRALQGLGAAFIMPSALSIVTHTFQKDQERNRALGIFSAFAAIGSGSGLSIGGIISTYLSWHWVFLINVPILFITIILSYKFLPSDLQNKNRESTDMVSGILLVLGLLLLTYGTHEFIHIQEKPVLILGSIILSFSLLGTFIYRLKNISNPLIDLKLFSHRSLVTSNLAFFSLGAFFISFLFLISLMLQKDMGYSAANSGLMLVPFSILSALIAKFILPAISKKLNSVQIGLLGWSFMLTGALCLIFAIYLDHPTVLVLTGAACISGIGMTLCFTSLSILGIRDAEPKQYGVASSLTSTSYFLGAGIGLSLMTLMTQFFTSDWTVSTLSLSILFTYGFIAILFLLFFIVKEYKTLRTSLNY
- a CDS encoding DUF3078 domain-containing protein, whose product is MKKILLPLSISLGALISAQEKSEAPVIDTTKAWSIQGQNTLMLNQAAFSNWVGGGANNIGWLAGVNYNLTYEKEKDLWENIIILGYGQNNTKGVGTRKTQDVINLSTNYGREFAEHWYISAGASLQTQFAAGYEDGNNPEAPKISNFMAPGYLNMGAGVTYRPNDNFTMTLRPANARWTFVLDKDLQYAGTYGLKNDGDSSLFQFGFLGTAIYKVKIMENINLTNTGSVFSNYLDHPDRLVLSYSGVLNMKINKFISTNVTLDLLYDHNQIQKTQLKQTLGVGFAYNFDNGKKRSEKKDNQSWLKK